A genomic region of Clavibacter michiganensis subsp. insidiosus contains the following coding sequences:
- the rpsJ gene encoding 30S ribosomal protein S10, whose amino-acid sequence MAGQKIRIRLKSYDHSVIDSSARKIVDTVTRAGATVVGPVPLPTEKNVICVIRSPHKYKDSREHFEMRTHNRLIDIVDPTPKAVDSLMRLDLPADVNIEIKL is encoded by the coding sequence ATGGCGGGACAGAAGATCCGCATCCGACTTAAGTCGTACGACCACTCGGTCATCGACTCCTCGGCCCGGAAGATCGTCGACACGGTGACCCGCGCGGGCGCCACGGTCGTCGGCCCGGTGCCGCTGCCCACGGAGAAGAACGTGATCTGCGTGATCCGTTCCCCCCACAAGTACAAGGACAGCCGCGAGCACTTCGAGATGCGCACGCACAACCGTCTGATCGACATCGTCGACCCGACGCCGAAGGCGGTCGACTCGCTCATGCGACTCGACCTCCCGGCCGACGTCAACATCGAGATCAAGCTCTAA
- the rplC gene encoding 50S ribosomal protein L3: MSTANRTFTGLLGTKLGMTQVWDENNKLIPVTVVQITPNVVTQVRTPEVDGYGAIQIAYGQIDPRKADKPSTGHFEKAGVTPRRHLTEVRTADFAEYALGQEITVGAFEPGSKVDVVGTSKGKGFAGVMKRHNFKGVSASHGSHRNHRKPGSIGASSTPSRVFKGMRMAGRMGGERVTVLNLVVHSVDAEKGLLLVKGAVPGARGRIVFVRNAVKGK; encoded by the coding sequence ATGTCTACCGCTAACAGGACTTTCACCGGTCTGCTCGGCACGAAGCTGGGCATGACGCAGGTGTGGGACGAGAACAACAAGCTCATCCCCGTGACCGTCGTGCAGATCACCCCGAACGTCGTCACCCAGGTGCGCACGCCCGAGGTCGACGGCTACGGCGCCATCCAGATCGCCTACGGCCAGATCGACCCCCGCAAGGCCGACAAGCCGAGCACCGGCCACTTCGAGAAGGCCGGCGTCACGCCGCGCCGCCACCTCACCGAGGTCCGCACGGCCGACTTCGCCGAGTACGCGCTCGGCCAGGAGATCACCGTCGGTGCGTTCGAGCCCGGCTCCAAGGTCGACGTCGTCGGCACCAGCAAGGGCAAGGGCTTCGCCGGCGTCATGAAGCGCCACAACTTCAAGGGCGTCTCGGCCTCGCACGGTTCGCACCGCAACCACCGCAAGCCCGGTTCCATCGGCGCCTCCTCGACCCCCAGCCGTGTCTTCAAGGGCATGCGCATGGCCGGTCGCATGGGCGGCGAGCGCGTCACCGTGCTGAACCTCGTCGTCCACAGCGTGGACGCCGAGAAGGGCCTCTTGCTCGTCAAGGGCGCAGTGCCCGGCGCGCGTGGCCGCATCGTCTTCGTCCGCAACGCAGTGAAGGGGAAGTAG
- the rplD gene encoding 50S ribosomal protein L4 — protein sequence MATDTQLDVLDATGAVTGSVDLPASLFDVQTNVPLIHQVVVAQLAAARQGTHKTKGRGEVSGAGRKPFKQKGTGRARQGSIRAPQMTGGGIVHGPTPRNYSQRTPKKMIAAALLGALSDRARGARLHVIESLSAGDVPSTKTVVALLEGIATSKHVLIVLERTDEVSLRSVRNIPTVHVLSYDQLNAYDVLVSDDIVFTKGAYDAFVESKTAKEEVAA from the coding sequence ATGGCTACCGACACCCAGCTCGACGTCCTCGACGCGACCGGTGCAGTCACCGGCTCCGTCGACCTGCCCGCGTCGCTGTTCGACGTGCAGACCAACGTCCCGCTCATCCACCAGGTCGTCGTCGCCCAGCTCGCCGCGGCGCGCCAGGGAACGCACAAGACCAAGGGCCGCGGCGAGGTCTCCGGCGCCGGTCGCAAGCCGTTCAAGCAGAAGGGAACCGGTCGCGCTCGTCAGGGCTCGATCCGCGCCCCCCAGATGACCGGCGGTGGCATCGTCCACGGACCCACGCCCCGCAACTACTCGCAGCGCACCCCCAAGAAGATGATCGCCGCGGCTCTGCTCGGCGCCCTCTCCGACCGCGCGCGCGGCGCCCGCCTCCACGTCATCGAGAGCCTCTCCGCCGGAGACGTCCCCTCGACGAAGACCGTGGTCGCGCTGCTCGAGGGCATCGCCACGAGCAAGCACGTCCTCATCGTCCTGGAGCGCACCGACGAGGTCAGCCTCCGCAGCGTGCGCAACATCCCGACGGTCCACGTGCTGTCCTACGACCAGCTCAACGCGTACGACGTGCTCGTGAGCGACGACATCGTCTTCACGAAGGGCGCGTACGACGCGTTCGTCGAGTCGAAGACGGCCAAGGAAGAGGTTGCCGCATGA
- the rplW gene encoding 50S ribosomal protein L23, giving the protein MSATQKDPRDIIIAPVVSEKSYGLIDQGKYTFIVDPRSNKTEIKLAIEKIFGVQVASVNTLNKQGKTRRTKFGMGKRKDTKRAIVSLKSGSIDIFTTVG; this is encoded by the coding sequence ATGAGCGCCACCCAGAAGGACCCCCGCGACATCATCATCGCGCCGGTCGTCTCCGAGAAGAGCTACGGCCTGATCGACCAGGGCAAGTACACGTTCATCGTGGACCCCCGCTCGAACAAGACCGAGATCAAGCTCGCGATCGAGAAGATCTTCGGCGTGCAGGTCGCGTCGGTCAACACGCTCAACAAGCAGGGCAAGACCCGCCGGACCAAGTTCGGGATGGGCAAGCGCAAGGACACCAAGCGCGCCATCGTCTCCCTCAAGTCGGGCTCCATCGACATCTTCACGACTGTCGGCTGA
- the rplB gene encoding 50S ribosomal protein L2: MAIRKYKPTTPGRRGSSVADFVEITRSTPEKSLLRPLSKTGGRNNQGRITTRHIGGGHKRQYRVIDFKRNDKDGVIATVAHIEYDPNRTARIALLHFIDGTKRYILAPNKLKQGDKIESGATADIKPGNNLPLRNIPTGTVIHAIELRPGGGAKMARSAGASVRLVAKDGPYAQLRLPSGEIRNVDARCRATIGEVGNAEQSNINWGKAGRMRWKGVRPTVRGVAMNPVDHPHGGGEGKTSGGRHPVSPWGQKEGRTRHINKPSDKLIVRRRNAGKKRK; encoded by the coding sequence ATGGCTATTCGCAAGTACAAGCCCACGACCCCGGGTCGTCGCGGTTCGTCCGTCGCCGACTTCGTGGAGATCACGCGCTCGACGCCCGAGAAGTCGCTGCTCCGCCCGCTCTCCAAGACCGGTGGCCGCAACAACCAGGGTCGGATCACGACCCGTCACATCGGTGGTGGCCACAAGCGCCAGTACCGCGTGATCGACTTCAAGCGCAACGACAAGGACGGCGTCATCGCGACCGTCGCCCACATCGAGTACGACCCCAACCGCACGGCGCGCATCGCGCTCCTGCACTTCATCGACGGCACGAAGCGCTACATCCTCGCGCCGAACAAGCTGAAGCAGGGCGACAAGATCGAGTCGGGCGCCACGGCCGACATCAAGCCGGGCAACAACCTGCCGCTGCGCAACATCCCGACGGGTACCGTCATCCACGCCATCGAGCTCCGCCCCGGCGGCGGCGCGAAGATGGCCCGCTCCGCCGGCGCCTCCGTGCGCCTCGTGGCGAAGGACGGCCCGTACGCCCAGCTGCGCCTGCCCTCCGGCGAGATCCGCAACGTCGATGCGCGCTGCCGCGCGACCATCGGCGAGGTCGGCAACGCCGAGCAGTCGAACATCAACTGGGGCAAGGCCGGCCGCATGCGCTGGAAGGGCGTCCGCCCGACCGTCCGCGGTGTCGCGATGAACCCGGTCGACCACCCGCACGGTGGTGGTGAGGGCAAGACCTCCGGTGGTCGCCACCCGGTCAGCCCGTGGGGCCAGAAGGAAGGCCGCACGCGCCACATCAACAAGCCCAGCGACAAGCTCATCGTTCGCCGCCGCAACGCCGGCAAGAAGCGCAAGTAG
- the rpsS gene encoding 30S ribosomal protein S19, whose translation MPRSLKKGPFVDDHLLRKVISANEASSKNVIKTWSRRSMIIPAMLGHTIAVHDGRKHVPVFVTESMVGHKLGEFALTRTFRGHVKDDKKGRRR comes from the coding sequence ATGCCACGCAGTCTGAAGAAGGGCCCCTTCGTCGACGACCACCTGCTCCGCAAGGTGATCTCGGCGAACGAGGCCAGCAGCAAGAACGTGATCAAGACCTGGTCGCGCCGCTCGATGATCATCCCGGCGATGCTGGGTCACACCATCGCGGTGCACGACGGTCGCAAGCACGTCCCCGTGTTCGTCACGGAGTCCATGGTCGGCCACAAGCTCGGCGAGTTCGCGCTCACGCGCACCTTCCGCGGCCACGTGAAGGACGACAAGAAGGGTCGTCGCCGCTAA
- the rplV gene encoding 50S ribosomal protein L22: MVESIARVRHIRVTPQKARRVVDMIRGKQAEEALAILKFAPQGASEPIYKLVASAMANARVKADASNSFLAEQDLYIVKAFVDEGTTLKRFQPRAQGRAFRINKRTSHITVVLATPDEADVATTTKKASK, from the coding sequence ATGGTGGAGTCGATCGCACGCGTGCGTCACATCCGCGTCACCCCCCAGAAGGCCCGTCGCGTCGTGGACATGATCCGTGGCAAGCAGGCCGAGGAGGCCCTGGCCATCCTGAAGTTCGCGCCGCAGGGCGCGAGCGAGCCGATCTACAAGCTGGTGGCCTCGGCCATGGCGAACGCGCGGGTCAAGGCCGACGCGTCCAACAGCTTCCTCGCGGAGCAGGACCTCTACATCGTCAAGGCGTTCGTGGACGAGGGCACCACCCTCAAGCGGTTCCAGCCCCGCGCACAGGGTCGCGCATTCCGTATCAACAAGCGCACCAGCCACATCACGGTCGTCCTCGCGACGCCGGATGAGGCGGACGTGGCGACGACCACGAAGAAGGCGAGCAAGTAA
- the rpsC gene encoding 30S ribosomal protein S3: MGQKVNPYGFRLGITTDHVSRWFSDSTKKGQRYSDYVAEDVRIRTMLKTSLDRAGVARIEIERTRDRVRVDIYTARPGIVIGRRGVEAERIRADLEKLTGKQIQLNILEVKNPEAEAQLVAQGIAEQLAGRVAFRRAMRKGLQGAQRAGAKGVRIQVSGRLGGAEMSRSEFYREGRVPLHTLRANIDYGFYEARTSFGRIGVKVWVYKGDITNKDLAREQANQKSSRPERRNDRSDGRTGDRRTNAPRTAPAAEAAPVAAAGVEA; encoded by the coding sequence ATGGGACAGAAGGTCAACCCGTACGGGTTCCGTCTCGGGATCACGACCGACCACGTGTCGCGTTGGTTCTCGGACAGCACGAAGAAGGGGCAGCGTTACAGCGACTACGTCGCCGAGGACGTACGCATCCGCACCATGCTCAAGACGAGCCTCGACCGCGCCGGTGTGGCGCGCATCGAGATCGAGCGCACCCGTGATCGTGTACGCGTGGACATCTACACGGCGCGTCCCGGCATCGTCATCGGCCGCCGCGGCGTCGAGGCCGAGCGCATCCGCGCCGACCTCGAGAAGCTCACGGGCAAGCAGATCCAGCTGAACATCCTCGAGGTGAAGAACCCCGAGGCCGAGGCGCAGCTGGTCGCCCAGGGCATCGCCGAGCAGCTCGCGGGTCGTGTGGCGTTCCGCCGCGCGATGCGCAAGGGTCTGCAGGGCGCGCAGCGCGCCGGCGCCAAGGGCGTCCGCATCCAGGTCTCCGGCCGCCTCGGCGGCGCCGAGATGAGCCGCTCGGAGTTCTACCGCGAGGGCCGCGTGCCGCTGCACACCCTCCGCGCGAACATCGACTACGGCTTCTACGAGGCCCGCACCTCCTTTGGCCGCATCGGCGTGAAGGTCTGGGTCTACAAGGGCGACATCACGAACAAGGATCTCGCTCGGGAGCAGGCGAACCAGAAGTCGTCGCGCCCGGAGCGTCGTAACGACCGTTCCGACGGTCGAACCGGAGATCGCCGCACCAACGCGCCGCGCACCGCGCCGGCCGCCGAGGCAGCGCCGGTCGCCGCAGCAGGAGTTGAGGCGTAA
- the rplP gene encoding 50S ribosomal protein L16, producing MLIPRKVKHRKQHHPGRTGHATGGTVVSFGEYGIQALTPAYVTNRQIESARIAMTRHVKRGGNVYINIFPDRPLTKKPAETRMGSGKGSVEWWVANVKPGRVLFELSGVDEATAREALTRAIHKLPLKARIIKREEGDA from the coding sequence ATGTTGATCCCCCGCAAGGTCAAGCACCGCAAGCAGCACCACCCGGGTCGTACCGGCCACGCGACCGGCGGCACCGTCGTCTCGTTCGGCGAGTACGGCATCCAGGCCCTCACGCCCGCCTACGTCACCAACCGCCAGATCGAGTCCGCTCGAATCGCCATGACGCGTCATGTGAAGCGCGGCGGGAACGTGTACATCAACATCTTCCCGGACCGCCCGCTCACCAAGAAGCCCGCCGAGACCCGCATGGGTTCCGGAAAGGGCTCGGTCGAATGGTGGGTCGCCAACGTCAAGCCGGGTCGCGTGCTCTTCGAGCTCTCCGGCGTCGACGAGGCCACGGCGCGCGAGGCGCTCACCCGGGCCATCCACAAGCTGCCCCTCAAGGCACGCATCATCAAGCGCGAGGAAGGCGACGCATAA
- the rpmC gene encoding 50S ribosomal protein L29 encodes MAIGSKELAPVELDTFEDERLVEELKKAKEELFNLRFQSATGQLDSHGRLRAVKRDIARIYTVIRERELGIRATPAPVEVPEKPEKKKATKKAAKADDAAVTEKAEEA; translated from the coding sequence ATGGCGATCGGTTCCAAGGAGCTCGCCCCCGTCGAGCTGGACACTTTCGAGGACGAGCGACTCGTCGAAGAGCTGAAGAAGGCCAAGGAGGAGCTGTTCAACCTGCGCTTCCAGTCGGCCACCGGTCAGCTCGACAGCCACGGCCGCCTCCGCGCGGTCAAGCGCGACATCGCTCGGATCTACACGGTCATCCGCGAGCGCGAGCTGGGCATCCGTGCCACGCCCGCCCCCGTCGAGGTCCCCGAGAAGCCCGAGAAGAAGAAGGCGACGAAGAAGGCCGCGAAGGCCGACGACGCCGCCGTCACCGAGAAGGCTGAGGAGGCTTGA
- the rpsQ gene encoding 30S ribosomal protein S17: MANAEEKNTADTATADRGYRKSRRGYVTSDKMDKTIVVEVEDRVKHPLYGKVIRRTSKVKAHDEANTAGIGDLVLINETRPLSASKRWRLVEILEKAK; encoded by the coding sequence ATGGCGAACGCCGAAGAGAAGAACACGGCTGACACCGCGACGGCCGACCGCGGTTACCGCAAGTCCCGTCGTGGCTACGTCACCAGCGACAAGATGGACAAGACCATCGTCGTCGAGGTCGAGGACCGCGTGAAGCACCCGCTGTACGGCAAGGTCATCCGCCGCACCTCCAAGGTCAAGGCGCACGACGAGGCGAACACCGCCGGCATCGGCGACCTGGTCCTGATCAACGAGACCCGTCCCCTCAGCGCCTCCAAGCGCTGGCGCCTGGTCGAGATCCTCGAGAAGGCCAAGTAG
- the rplN gene encoding 50S ribosomal protein L14, producing MIQQESRLKIADNTGAKEILTIRVLGGSGRRYAGLGDVIVATVKDAIPGGNVKKGEVVKAVIVRTKKETRRPDGSYIKFDENAAVILNSNGEPRGTRIFGPVGRELRDKKFMKIISLAPEVI from the coding sequence GTGATTCAGCAGGAATCCCGCCTCAAGATCGCGGACAACACGGGTGCCAAGGAGATCTTGACCATCCGCGTGCTCGGTGGCTCGGGTCGTCGCTACGCGGGTCTCGGTGACGTCATCGTCGCGACCGTCAAGGACGCGATCCCCGGCGGAAACGTCAAGAAGGGCGAGGTCGTCAAGGCCGTCATCGTCCGCACCAAGAAGGAGACGCGCCGTCCCGACGGCTCGTACATCAAGTTCGACGAGAACGCCGCCGTCATCCTGAACAGCAACGGGGAGCCCCGCGGCACCCGCATCTTCGGACCGGTGGGCCGCGAGCTCCGGGACAAGAAGTTCATGAAGATCATCTCGCTGGCACCGGAGGTCATTTAG
- the rplX gene encoding 50S ribosomal protein L24 translates to MANIKKGDLVQVITGRTQAKGGDRGKQGRVLSVLVERNRVVVEGVNFVTKHVRVGQTQRGSKTGGIETVEAPIHISNVALVDPESKKPTRVGFRTEQVEKDGVSKTVRVRYAKKSGKDL, encoded by the coding sequence ATGGCGAACATCAAGAAGGGTGACCTCGTGCAGGTCATCACGGGTCGAACGCAGGCCAAGGGCGGCGACCGGGGCAAGCAGGGCCGCGTCCTGTCCGTCCTGGTCGAGCGCAACCGCGTCGTCGTCGAGGGCGTGAACTTCGTCACGAAGCACGTCCGCGTCGGCCAGACGCAGCGCGGCTCCAAGACCGGCGGCATCGAGACCGTCGAGGCGCCCATCCACATCTCCAACGTCGCGCTCGTCGACCCCGAGTCCAAGAAGCCCACGCGAGTCGGCTTCCGGACCGAGCAGGTCGAGAAGGACGGGGTCTCCAAGACCGTCCGCGTCCGCTACGCCAAGAAGTCAGGTAAGGACCTCTAG
- the rplE gene encoding 50S ribosomal protein L5, translating into MTDTATAGTAEGSTLPRLKQKYRSEIVSQLTADLGFTNVHQVPGLTKIVVNMGVGDAARDGKIIDGAVADLTKITGQKPQVTKARKSIAQFKLREGQAIGTHVTLRGDRMWEFLDRLLSLALPRIRDFRGLSPKQFDGNGNYTFGLNEQSMFHEIDQDRIDRVRGMDITVVTTARTDDEGRALLKALGFPFQTPENTP; encoded by the coding sequence ATGACCGACACCGCAACCGCTGGCACGGCCGAGGGCTCCACGCTCCCGCGCCTGAAGCAGAAGTACCGCTCCGAGATCGTCAGCCAGCTGACCGCTGATCTCGGCTTCACGAACGTGCACCAGGTGCCCGGGCTCACGAAGATCGTCGTGAACATGGGCGTCGGCGACGCGGCTCGCGACGGCAAGATCATCGACGGCGCGGTCGCCGACCTCACCAAGATCACGGGCCAGAAGCCGCAGGTCACGAAGGCCCGCAAGTCGATCGCCCAGTTCAAGCTGCGTGAGGGCCAGGCCATCGGCACCCACGTGACGCTGCGCGGCGACCGCATGTGGGAGTTCCTCGACCGCCTGCTGTCCCTCGCCCTGCCCCGCATCCGCGACTTCCGCGGGCTCAGCCCGAAGCAGTTCGACGGCAACGGCAACTACACGTTCGGTCTCAACGAGCAGTCCATGTTCCATGAGATCGACCAGGACCGCATCGACCGGGTCCGCGGCATGGACATCACGGTCGTCACGACCGCTCGGACGGACGACGAGGGACGCGCGCTGCTCAAGGCGCTCGGCTTCCCGTTCCAGACGCCCGAGAACACGCCGTAA
- the rpsH gene encoding 30S ribosomal protein S8, which yields MTMTDPVADMLTRLRNANSAHHDTVSMPHSKLKSHIADILKSEGFIAGWDVADARVGQTLTLSLKFGPDRERSIRGIKRVSKPGLRVYAKSAEIPQVLGGLGVAILSTSSGLLTDRQAAKKGVGGEVLAYVW from the coding sequence ATGACAATGACCGACCCGGTCGCTGACATGCTGACCCGACTCCGGAACGCGAACTCCGCGCACCACGACACGGTCTCCATGCCGCACTCCAAGCTCAAGTCGCACATCGCCGACATCCTCAAGTCCGAGGGCTTCATCGCCGGCTGGGACGTCGCGGACGCCCGCGTCGGCCAGACGCTGACGCTCAGCCTCAAGTTCGGTCCCGACCGTGAGCGCTCCATCCGGGGCATCAAGCGCGTGTCGAAGCCCGGACTGCGCGTGTACGCGAAGTCCGCGGAGATCCCCCAGGTCCTCGGTGGCCTCGGGGTCGCCATCCTGTCCACCTCCTCGGGGCTCCTCACGGACCGCCAGGCTGCGAAGAAGGGCGTGGGTGGGGAAGTCCTCGCCTACGTGTGGTAA
- the rplF gene encoding 50S ribosomal protein L6 yields MSRIGRLPIDVPAGVDVAVDGQHVTVKGPKGELSLTVAQPIRAEVQDGQVLVTRPDDERESRSLHGLTRSLIANNIVGVTTGYTKGLEIVGTGYRVALKDKGVEFALGFSHPVYVEAPAGISFTVEGVNKMTVVGIDKQLVGETAANIRKIRKPEPYKGKGVRYAGENVRRKAGKSGK; encoded by the coding sequence ATGTCACGTATCGGAAGACTCCCCATCGACGTCCCCGCAGGGGTCGACGTCGCCGTCGACGGCCAGCACGTCACGGTGAAGGGCCCGAAGGGCGAGCTCAGCCTCACCGTCGCGCAGCCCATCCGCGCCGAGGTCCAGGACGGGCAGGTGCTCGTCACCCGTCCGGACGACGAGCGCGAGTCGCGTTCGCTCCACGGCCTGACGCGCAGCCTCATCGCGAACAACATCGTCGGCGTCACCACCGGCTACACCAAGGGCCTCGAGATCGTCGGCACGGGTTACCGCGTCGCGCTCAAGGACAAGGGCGTCGAGTTCGCGCTCGGCTTCTCCCACCCGGTGTACGTCGAGGCGCCCGCGGGCATCAGCTTCACCGTCGAGGGCGTCAACAAGATGACCGTCGTCGGCATCGACAAGCAGCTCGTCGGCGAGACGGCCGCCAACATCCGCAAGATTCGCAAGCCCGAGCCCTACAAGGGCAAGGGCGTCCGCTACGCCGGCGAGAACGTTCGCCGCAAGGCCGGAAAGAGTGGTAAGTGA
- the rplR gene encoding 50S ribosomal protein L18, with amino-acid sequence MALGVRGKSKSAARGRRHARLRKKVEGTELRPRLVVTRSARHVFVQVVDDSRGHTVASASTLEADMRTFDGDKTAKSRKVGELVAERAKAAGVESVVFDRGGNRYAGRVAAIAEGAREGGLSL; translated from the coding sequence ATGGCTCTCGGAGTTAGAGGAAAAAGCAAGTCCGCCGCCCGCGGCCGCAGGCACGCACGCCTGCGCAAGAAGGTCGAGGGCACCGAGCTGCGTCCGCGCCTGGTCGTCACCCGTTCGGCCCGCCACGTCTTCGTGCAGGTCGTCGATGACAGCCGTGGTCACACCGTCGCGTCCGCATCGACCCTCGAGGCCGACATGCGCACGTTCGACGGCGACAAGACCGCCAAGTCGCGCAAGGTCGGCGAGCTCGTCGCCGAGCGCGCGAAGGCGGCCGGCGTGGAGAGCGTCGTATTCGATCGTGGTGGCAACCGCTACGCAGGACGCGTCGCGGCCATCGCCGAAGGAGCTCGAGAGGGTGGTCTGAGCCTGTGA
- the rpsE gene encoding 30S ribosomal protein S5: MAVAETPVETAASTAPAQNEGREGRRGGRDRNQGGRDSRGGRDADKSQFLERVVTINRVSKVVKGGRRFSFTALVIVGDGNGLVGVGYGKAREVPTAISKGVEEAKKNFFRVPRIGLTIPHAVQGEASAGVVLLRPASAGTGVIAGGPVRAVLECAGIHDVLSKSLGSSNTINIVHATVEALKQLEEPRAVAARRGLELKQVVPARILRAQRAEADAKAGV; the protein is encoded by the coding sequence GTGGCAGTGGCGGAGACGCCCGTCGAGACCGCGGCGTCCACCGCACCCGCGCAGAACGAGGGCCGCGAGGGCCGTCGTGGCGGACGCGACCGGAACCAGGGCGGCCGCGACAGCCGCGGTGGCCGTGATGCCGACAAGAGCCAGTTCCTGGAGCGCGTCGTCACCATCAACCGCGTGTCCAAGGTCGTCAAGGGCGGTCGTCGCTTCAGCTTCACCGCGCTCGTGATCGTCGGAGACGGCAACGGACTGGTGGGCGTCGGCTACGGCAAGGCCCGCGAGGTCCCGACCGCCATCTCCAAGGGCGTCGAGGAGGCGAAGAAGAACTTCTTCCGCGTCCCCCGCATCGGCCTGACCATCCCGCACGCCGTGCAGGGTGAGGCATCCGCCGGAGTCGTCCTCCTGCGCCCCGCGTCCGCGGGTACCGGCGTCATCGCCGGTGGCCCCGTCCGCGCGGTGCTTGAGTGCGCCGGCATCCACGACGTGCTGAGCAAGTCGCTCGGCTCGTCGAACACGATCAACATCGTGCACGCCACGGTCGAGGCGCTCAAGCAGCTCGAGGAGCCGCGCGCCGTCGCAGCCCGTCGTGGGCTCGAGCTGAAGCAGGTCGTCCCGGCCCGCATCCTCCGCGCCCAGCGCGCCGAGGCCGACGCGAAGGCAGGTGTCTGA
- the rpmD gene encoding 50S ribosomal protein L30, translated as MAQLRVTQIKSKISEKQNQRDTLRSLGLRRIGAVVVREDNAQNRGYVNTVAHLVKVEEID; from the coding sequence ATGGCTCAGCTCCGAGTGACGCAGATCAAGTCCAAGATCAGCGAGAAGCAGAACCAGCGCGACACCCTGCGGAGCCTCGGGCTCCGTCGCATCGGTGCCGTGGTGGTCCGTGAGGACAACGCCCAGAACCGCGGGTACGTGAACACCGTGGCGCACCTGGTCAAGGTGGAGGAGATCGACTGA
- the rplO gene encoding 50S ribosomal protein L15 — translation MAEKNESAETPVKAPKAAPKKTAKAPAAAAASAETTTVGPTETVKREQVLKIHHLRPAAGAKKARQRVGRGEGSKGKTAGRGTKGTKARYTVRVGFEGGQMPLHMRTPKLRGFKNPFRVEYQVVNLEKLAVLYPDGGDVTTSDLVAKGAVRKNEKVKVLGDGDISVKLTVAVDKVSGSAAEKIVAAGGSVK, via the coding sequence ATGGCTGAGAAGAACGAGTCGGCCGAGACGCCCGTGAAGGCGCCCAAGGCCGCACCGAAGAAGACCGCGAAGGCCCCTGCGGCCGCCGCCGCTTCCGCTGAGACGACCACGGTCGGCCCGACGGAGACGGTCAAGCGCGAGCAGGTCCTCAAGATCCACCACCTCCGTCCCGCCGCCGGGGCCAAGAAGGCACGCCAGCGTGTCGGCCGCGGTGAGGGCTCGAAGGGCAAGACCGCGGGTCGTGGCACCAAGGGCACGAAGGCCCGCTACACGGTTCGCGTCGGCTTCGAGGGTGGGCAGATGCCGCTGCACATGCGCACCCCGAAGCTCCGCGGGTTCAAGAACCCGTTCCGCGTCGAGTACCAGGTCGTGAACCTGGAGAAGCTCGCCGTGCTCTACCCTGACGGCGGCGACGTCACCACGAGCGACCTGGTCGCGAAGGGTGCCGTGCGCAAGAACGAGAAGGTCAAGGTCCTCGGGGACGGCGACATCTCGGTTAAGCTGACGGTTGCTGTCGACAAGGTCTCCGGCTCCGCTGCGGAGAAGATCGTCGCAGCAGGCGGCTCCGTCAAGTAG